In Triticum urartu cultivar G1812 chromosome 6, Tu2.1, whole genome shotgun sequence, the following proteins share a genomic window:
- the LOC125517125 gene encoding uncharacterized protein LOC125517125: MASSPILPMGCRFSPSDADLISFYLRPMIAGEPLPEAAARFLHTADAYGADPAALVSGLLPAVPLAPKTGAERRCWYFFCSAKALSGHDKRRSRAVGGGEGTWHAEKGRAAVLDGEGRVVGYKQSFRYKPIHSDGSVEAVWLMVEFRMAHEQGDDEKGETVPVLCKVYQSPRKPRSASVPTSPAYRRGRKRKAGDDSAPVKTVKRRLLVPPAAPILLSAVEPQPDLNNCSDGVSVDQLLDDLMSGLTPDQVLGDFLMPLPESDVNCSFSIANENSDQVFLGDLLMPVPEPVVNYSFCMPDHAGSMVSNYGTVLHGGSVTPLFHNSDQFDLSVPIIEPLPTDLQSQTAMLNFSFLSCAPYAGICDSWTVGESTDDEAASVSWYDSAQSSPEVPTEWMMQTPFATPYLF; the protein is encoded by the coding sequence ATGGCCTCCTCCCCCATCCTTCCCATGGGCTGCAGGTTCAGCCCGTCCGACGCCGACCTCATCTCCTTCTACCTCCGCCCCATGATCGCGGGCGAGCCCCTCCCTGAGGCCGCCGCCAGGTTCCTGCACACCGCCGACGCGTACGGCGCAGATCCGGCCGCCCTCGTCTCGGGCCTCCTGCCCGCGGTCCCGCTGGCGCCCAAGACCGGGGCCGAGCGGCGGTGCTGGTACTTCTTCTGCTCCGCCAAGGCCCTGTCCGGGCACGACAAGCGCAGGTCCCGCGCcgtcggcggcggcgagggcACGTGGCACGCCGAGAAGGGGAGGGCGGCCGTTCTCGACGGCGAGGGACGCGTCGTCGGGTACAAGCAGAGTTTCAGGTACAAGCCCATCCATTCCGACGGATCCGTGGAGGCCGTGTGGCTCATGGTCGAGTTCCGTATGGCTCATGAGCAAGGGGATGATGAGAAAGGCGAGACGGTTCCGGTTCTTTGCAAGGTCTACCAGAGCCCGCGCAAGCCCCGATCTGCGTCCGTCCCGACGTCGCCGGCATACAGGagggggaggaagaggaaggcCGGAGACGACTCAGCTCCGGTGAAGACTGTGAAGCGGCGGCTGCTTGTTCCTCCTGCTGCACCAATTCTGCTGTCGGCCGTCGAGCCACAGCCAGACTTGAACAACTGCTCGGATGGCGTCTCAGTGGACCAGCTTCTTGATGATCTCATGTCCGGCCTCACGCCTGATCAAGTCTTGGGTGACTTCTTGATGCCTTTACCTGAATCAGATGTCAATTGCAGCTTCTCCATCGCCAATGAGAATTCTGATCAAGTCTTTCTGGGTGACTTGTTGATGCCTGTCCCTGAACCAGTGGTCAACTACAGCTTCTGCATGCCCGACCATGCCGGTTCCATGGTGAGCAACTACGGCACCGTCCTCCATGGTGGTTCAGTCACACCCCTTTTTCACAATTCTGATCAATTTGACTTGTCGGTGCCCATCATCGAACCACTGCCAACTGACTTGCAGAGCCAGACAGCAATGCTAAATTTCAGCTTCCTGTCGTGTGCCCCGTATGCTGGAATTTGCGATTCTTGGACAGTAGGCGAGAGCACGGACGATGAAGCGGCCTCAGTCAGCTGGTATGACTCTGCTCAAAGCTCACCAGAGGTTCCAACCGAGTGGATGATGCAAACACCATTTGCCACCCCATATCTATTCTGA
- the LOC125513734 gene encoding histone-lysine N-methyltransferase ATXR6, whose protein sequence is MGPATQQRHRTRAGRPAARRPRAAAGADDGGVRCEACGSGSHADELLLCDGCDRGLHIFCLRPILPRVPAGDWFCPSCAAPAAPAHSAKSAAAVQTKMPKQFPLIQTKIVDFFKIQRRTAFAAAEPPEGKKRKRKAASALVVSKKKSRKLLPFTPSEDPGRRLTQMASLATALTATGAVFSNDLTYVPGMAPRSANQSALEAGGMQVLPREDAETLSLCKRMMEQGEWPPLLVVFDPVEGFTVEADRHIKDLTIITEYVGDVDYLRNREHDDGDSMMTLLSAAPPSKSLVICPDKRSNIARFINGINNHTPEGRKKQNLKCVRFAIDGECHCLLVANRDISKGERLYYDYNGDEHEYPTHHFV, encoded by the exons ATGGGTCCCGCCACGCAGCAGCGCCACCGGACGCGCGCGGGGCGGCCGGCCGCCAGGCGGCCCAGGGCGGCGGCCGGCGCTGACGACGGCGGCGTCAGGTGCGAGGCGTGCGGGTCCGGCAGCCACGCGGACGAGCTGCTGCTCTGCGACGGCTGCGACCGCGGCCTCCACATCTTCTGCCTCCGCCCCATCCTGCCCCGCGTGCCCGCCGGCGACTGGTTCTGCCCCTCCtgcgccgcccccgccgcccccgcccatTCGGCCAaatccgccgccgccgtccagACCAAGATGCCCAAAC AGTTCCCGCTGATCCAGACGAAGATCGTGGATTTCTTCAAGATCCAGCGGCGCACGGCGTTCGCGGCCGCCGAGCCGCCGGAGGGGAAGAAGAGGAAGCGGAAGGCCGCCAGCGCGCTGGTGGTGTCCAAGAAGAAGAGCCGGAAGCTGCTGCCCTTCACCCCCAGCGAGGACCCCGGCCGCCGCCTCACGCAGATGGCCTCGCTCGCCACCGCGCTCACGGCCACCGGCGCCGTCTTCAGCAACGACCTCACCTACGTGCCCGGCATGGCGCCTCGGTCCGCCAACCAGTCCGCCCTCGAGGCAGGAGGGATGCAG GTGCTGCCGAGGGAGGATGCAGAGACATTGAGCCTGTGCAAGAGGATGATGGAGCAAGGGGAATGGCCCCCTCTCCTCGTCGTCTTCGACCCGGTGGAAGG ATTCACGGTCGAGGCAGACAGGCACATCAAGGACCTGACCATCATCACCGAGTATGTCGGCGACGTGGACTACCTTCGAAACCGCGAGCACGACGATGGCGACAGCATGATGACCCTGCTCTCCGCTGCGCCGCCGTCCAAGAGCCTGGTCATCTGCCCCGACAAGCGGAGCAACATTGCGCGGTTCATCAACGGGATCAACAACCACACGCC GGAAGGCAGGAAGAAGCAGAACCTCAAGTGTGTGCGGTTCGCCATCGACGGTGAGTGCCATTGTCTCCTGGTGGCCAACAGGGACATCTCCAAGGGGGAGAGGCTGTACTACGACTACAACGGTGACGAGCATGAGTACCCAACTCACCATTTTGTATGA